The Canis lupus familiaris isolate Mischka breed German Shepherd unplaced genomic scaffold, alternate assembly UU_Cfam_GSD_1.0 chrUn_S1613H1804, whole genome shotgun sequence genome contains a region encoding:
- the LOC100683141 gene encoding LOW QUALITY PROTEIN: olfactory receptor 6C76-like (The sequence of the model RefSeq protein was modified relative to this genomic sequence to represent the inferred CDS: inserted 1 base in 1 codon; substituted 1 base at 1 genomic stop codon), with protein MNNRTSVTNFILLGLTDNPEIQAVNFLFLFLTYVLSVTGNLTIIILTLLDSHLEAPMYFFLXNFSLEISFTSACNPRFFISIVTGDKSISYNACAAQLFFFVLLGXPVFLLAAMSYDHYAAICKLLHYTTTMSNKICYQLVVSSWVAGFLVIFPPLAMGLQLDFCDSNVIDHFTCDSAPLLQMSCTDTSTLELMSFVLAILTLMSTLMLVILSHSYILRTILKIPSAQQRKKAFSTCSHMIVVSISYGSCIFMYVKTSAKEGVALTKGVAMLSTSVALMLNPFIYTLRNQQVKEAFKDVVKKILFSKPLI; from the exons tcaCCTACGTACTGAGTGTTACTGGAAATCTCACCATCATCATTCTTACCCTGCTGGATTCCCACCTGGAGGCtcccatgtattttttcc tgaatttctcCTTAGAAATTTCATTCACTTCTGCCTGTAATCCTAGATTTTTCATCAGCATCGTAACTGGAGACAAATCTATTTCCTATAATGCTTGTGCAGCTCAGCTATTTTTCTTTGTCCTCCTTGGCTAACCAGTTTTTCTTCTGGCTGCTATGTCCTATGATCATTATGCGGCTATCTGCAAGCTTCTACATTATACAACCACCATGAGTAACAAGATTTGCTACCAGCTTGTAGTCAGCTCTTGGGTGGCTGGTTTCTTGGTAATCTTCCCACCACTAGCCATGGGTCTGCAGTTGGATTTCTGTGACTCCAATGTCATTGACCACTTCACCTGTGATTCTGCTCCTTTACTCCAAATGTCTTGCACAGACACAAGTACTCTAGAGCTCATGAGCTTTGTTTTAGCCATACTTACTCTTATGTCCACTTTGATGTTAGTAATTCTCTCCCACTCTTACATCCTTAGAACAATTCTGAAAATCCCTTCAgctcaacaaagaaaaaaggcctTCTCAACCTGCTCCCATATGATAGTTGTCTCTATCTCTTATGGGAGCTGCATCTTCATGTATGTCAAAACATCAGCAAAGGAAGGGGTTGCTTTGACAAAAGGTGTGGCTATGCTCAGTACCTCTGTTGCTCTCATGCTGAATCCATTTATTTACACTTTAAGGAACCAGCAGGTGAAAGAAGCATTTAAGGACGTTGTGAAAAAGATACTTTTCTCAAAACCATTGATCTGA